GGTCAAATTCTGCGCCGTTAACAATCGACCGTCAGCTGGTACACTATTACCCGCAGTCAGTAAAACAATGTCGCCGGGAACTAATTCGGGTGCAGGTAAAGTCGTTTTAGTGCCTTCCCGTAAAACAGTAACGGTCGGAACGTGTAGATCTTGCAAAGCTGCTAATGCTTTTTCCGCGTGATGTTCTTGGAATAAAGTAATAACGACATTTAAAACGATGATCGCGCCGATGACGATCACTTTCAGCCAAGAACTATCGCTGGTGATAGCTAAGTATGCTGCGATCCCGGTGGCGATCAATAAGATAATGGAGGTAATATCGGTAAGCTGCTGAATGACCTTGCGCCACAGCGGGATTGGGGGCGCTGCGGCAAGTTCATTGGTGCCAGCAATAGTGCGTTGTTTGTCGACCTGTGCTTCAGACAAGCCTTGTTGGGGGTCAACTTGGTATTCGCGGCAAATGTCACTGCCGCTGCGAGTGGCATGTGTCATGTTGAGTCGCCTCCTTTATTGGCTTCAGAAATGAATAAACCTACAATTTAATTGTAACAAGCAGTTAAATTAATTGTCAAAATATGTACTAGCAAAGTCGATCAAAAAAGCGCCACCGAATATTTGGTGACGCAGGACACGGTTAACTCATATGCAGACCACCATCGACGGTGATCGTTTGACCAGTAATATAGTCTGAACGGTCATTAGCCAAAAAAGTGACTAAATTGGCGGCATCTTCTGGTTCCTCAATGCGCCCTAAAGCAATGCGCTCGCTAAACTGTTTCAATGCGGTTTGCCGATCGGTTTGGTCTAATTTTTCGGTTTGTGCGTTGACTAATTCCCATAATGGACTGTTAACAATACCTGGTGAATAAGAATTGACTGTGATATGATAAGGCGCCAGTTCTTTGGCGGCTGCTTGGGTCAAACCACGGACAGCAAATTTGCTAGCAGAGTATGCACTGAGCAGGGGCATTCCCTCCATGGCGCCTAAACCAGCGGCGTTAATAATTTTGCCGCCGTGTTCTTGCTTTTTCATGAACCGCGCCGCTGCTTGAATACCGAACAGGACACCTTTAACGTTAACTGCCATTAAATCGTCCACTTCTTTATCAGTAACTTGCTCAACAGGACCGACTTTAACGATACCGGCATCATTGACCATGACGTCGATATGGCCATGCTCGGTGACGACTTGCTCAACTAAATGTTGGACATCATGTTGGTAAATGACATTCGTTTGGTAGGCTGCTGCACGATGGTGTTGCTGGTGAATTTCTTTGACGGTACGTTGTGCGGCAGCGAGGATAATATCGGAAGCAGCCACGAAGAATCCGTCGGCGGCTAAAGCTTTAGCGATGGCGCGACCAATACCCTGTCCGGCGCCGGTGATGACTGCAATTTTTTGTGGCATATTAATAGTTCCTCCTATGAATATGGTTTCAGGTTTAGTATAGCATCGATATGCGTTTATGTTTAAGCAAACGCTAGCTTTGGTTGTCCCGCTTGTCAAAGCTGGGTCAACAGCTTATACTAAAATGTATTGTTGAAGTCGTTATAATACGGTAATGAATTCTAAGTTAATCACTAATGTATAAATAATCTATATCAATGAATAATCAATGCATATAAGGGGCTACGAAAAATGAAAAAAGAAACTGTCAAATCATGGCTGTGGGTCGTGATTGATATTGTGATCGTCGTAGGTGTGGCAATGTTATTGCGCACTTTCCTGATCACGCCACATAATGTGGATGGGCCTTCAATGGAACCTAATTTTATGGACAATGATCGCGTGCTAGTTTGGCGCCACCCCACACTTAAGCGTGGGGATGTGGTGATTCTACACGCACCAGATGGATCGTTATATATCAAACGAATTATTGGTTTACCGGGCGATACCGTGACGTCAAAAGATGATGTAATGTACGTTAATGGTAAGAAATACGATGAACCTTACTTGAACAGTTATAAGACACAATGGGCGGATGATAACAACGGTTTGTTCACGCAAAACTTCTCGTTAAGCACATTGAAAGCAACGAATTATGCCAAGAAGGTACCGCAGGAATCATACTTTGTCATGGGTGATAATCGGCCGATTTCAAAGGATAGCCGAATGATCGGTTTTGTTAAACGTAATAAAATTGAAGGTAAAGTCGTTTGGCGTTATTGGCCACTGAACAAAATGTCGATTTATTAGTGTGTATCATTAAGTTAATGACTAACAGCGAAGGAGTTGGACGTAATTTACTTACGTCTAACTCCTTTTTTGTACTTCTGAACCGTATAGTTAAACCGGGTTCCATAAGGCAACCTTATTAGCGGAGTAGCTGGAATGTCATACGCTCCTTTTTTGCGCATTGTTTTCATTGCGGCGGCGTGCTAGATTAAAGCTAAAATGATGAAAGTAGTGACTTGAATGAAAAAGGATGGGCACAGCCATACAGAATTTTGTCCCCATGGTAGTGGCGACGACGTTGAATTGATGATCCAAAAGGCTATTAAATTTGGCTTTAGCGAATACAGTATTACCGAGCACGCGCCGTTACCACCGGATTTTAAGCACGATTACGCTGGTGCGATGACTGGCTTGACTGAAGCCTCAATGGCGTTGAATGATCTACCAGCTTATTTCAAGAAATGCCAGCAATTACAAGCAAAATATCGCGGGCAAATTAAAATCAATATTGGTTTTGAACTAGATTTTTTGCCCACTCAAGTCGCTTGGACCCGTGATTTTTGGGCTGAGTATGGCCCACAGACGCAAGATAACGTACTTTCAATTCATTTTATGCAAGGGGCAGCTGCTAAGTTTTGGTGTGTTGATGATACTACCGCTGACTTCAAAAAAGGCTTACTCGATCCACAAAATGGTGATGCTCAGGCCTTATACGGCCAATATTTACAGGCGTTGCTGGTTGCCGTACAGACTGATTTAGGCCCCCACGCACCAACACGATTGGGACACATGACTTTGATTAAAAAATTCCAAGACTATTTTAATTTACCAACTAAATTTAATGCGACCAATTTGGCCTTAGTTGATCAATTATTTGCTAGTTTAAAACAGCGCCATTTTAGTTTGGATCTAAATACTGCTGGGTTATATAAGCCTTACTGTAATGAGACTTATCCTTATTCTGACTTGATTCTACGGGCACAAGCGGCAGGTATTCCGTTAATTTATGGTTCAGATGCTCATAGTATTGCCGAAGTTGGTCATGCCTATCATCAGATCGAAAAATTTGTATAAAGCCGCTTGACTTTTTGAAAACAACTGCTATTATGAGAACAACATTAAAAATAAAATGAAGTTTTGATTAGAAAAAGTAGCAAGCAAATGTTTCGAGAGAGTATCCAGACGGCTGTGAGGATATAGCATAACTTGTGAACACACATCTATGAACTTTGGCGCTGAATCACAGTAAGCACCAACGCAGGGTCTGCGTTAAAAACTGTTACAAGTTAATTTGATTCTAGTGTGATTATTCAGCGCACGTTTTAAAAATGACACTTAATTTGCAACTTGAGGTCTGGCCTGTAAGGTCCAGATAAACTTGAGGTGGCACCACGATCATTCGTCCTCGTAAGCGATAAGCTTGCGGGGATTTTTTGGTGCGCCCGGCATGGGCGTCAACTAGGTGGTGAAAGTCCACTGCGGGCCGTAGTAGTCGGAACCGCTAGCCAAAGGCAAGGCCTTTATCGTGAGGTGAAGACTGAAGGAAGCCTGATGAGCAAAGTACTGCACCGATGAACAAGAAGCAGCTATAAGGCCGGAAGTAACTGGATAAGGTGGCCAAACACACTGAAGTCCGATACTACCCGAAGTTACGACAGTAAAGCTGACGGTGACATGGTACGAAAGTTGACGTTCTTACCCGGGGAGACCTGTACACACAATCCTGATTTTCTTAGGGAATACCCAAATGACAAGGAAATATGAGTTCAAAGCAAGTCAGAAATGGCTGGTTAAGTGTACAGGAGTCAGCCGAGGTCATAGTAGTGGGTAACCATGAAGGACCAAACAATAATAACTCATATTGCGACTGGAAGTGAAGACGATGCGAAAATCGCAGAAAACAGAACAAGCTGACCGCCAGCGGATGATAGGTCTGGAAGACCAAAGACAAACTGGGGCGCGTAGTATCGCCTCCGGTGAAGGAGAAAAGATGAGTGGCACTCAGTTTCAAGCATTAGTTTTGGCCCGCAACAACCTGAATTTGGCTTATCAACGTGTGGTCAGGAACAAAGGGGCGGCCGGAGTTGACGGTATGACCGTTGATGAATTGAAACCGTACCTGAAAGTACATCGCGAAGAATTACTCGCAGAATTGGCCAATGGGACTTATAAACCGGCACCAGTCAAGCAAGTCTCAATTCCAAAGCCCAACGGTGGAACGCGTAAGCTTGGCATTCCGACCGTGATCGACCGGCTAGTCCAGCAGGCCGTGGCCCAGGTCCTTTCGCCGATATATGAACAGATCTTCGCCAACAATAGTTTTGGTTTTCGACCCCAACGCAGTGCACATGACGCAGTTCAACAGGTCGTTCAGCTAGATAATGCGGGTTATCACTATGTGGTTGATCTGGATTTGAAGGCCTACTTCGATACGGTTAATCATGACATGCTTATGAAGTTTCTCAAGCAGCGAATTAGTGACCGCTGGATACTACGGCTCATTCGCCGTTTTCTGACTAGTGGCACCATGAATGGGCAATTGTTTGAACGCAGTGAGAAAGGCACACCGCAAGGCGGGCCGATCTCGCCACTGTTAGCGAATATTTATCTCAACGAATTCGACCAAGAACTAGCTAGGCGCGGTCATGAATTTGTCCGTTACGCCGATGACTGCAATATCTTTGTTAAAAGTCCACGCGCGGGCCAACGAGTCCTCGCTAGTGTGACTCGTTTTCTCGAGCATGAGTTAAAACTCACGCTCAATCAGGAAAAGACACAAGTGGTCGCCACCAACAGAATGAAGTTCTTAGGTTTTACGTTGGGCCACACTAAAGGCAGGGCTTTTCCCTATCCGGTGTGGTCAGCGAAGCAGCGAGTTAAACAAGCATTGAGGCGGCTGACTAAGCGTAATCGTGGTGTATCCGAAGACCAAATAATGGCAGAGATTCGTCAAAAGATGCGCGGTTGGTTGCAGTATTACAGCTTGGGTAGAATGAAGCGGTTCATCACGGAATTAGATGCGTGGCTGCGGTCACGTATTCGCCAGTACATTTGGAAACAATGGAAGAAAGCCAAAACTAGAGAGAACAACTTGAGCGGATTAGGATTTACGAAAGATGAAGCTAAGCTATCCGCTAACACGCGTAAAGGGTACTGGCGGACAGCGCATAGTAAAACGCTGTGCCGTACCCTAACTAACAAAGAGCTGGAACGTCGTGGACTCATTAACTTGAGTCAGACGCTCCAGCAAATTCAGAGTGCTTAAATTATTGAACCGCCGTATACGGAACCGT
This is a stretch of genomic DNA from Loigolactobacillus coryniformis subsp. coryniformis KCTC 3167 = DSM 20001. It encodes these proteins:
- the ltrA gene encoding group II intron reverse transcriptase/maturase encodes the protein MRKSQKTEQADRQRMIGLEDQRQTGARSIASGEGEKMSGTQFQALVLARNNLNLAYQRVVRNKGAAGVDGMTVDELKPYLKVHREELLAELANGTYKPAPVKQVSIPKPNGGTRKLGIPTVIDRLVQQAVAQVLSPIYEQIFANNSFGFRPQRSAHDAVQQVVQLDNAGYHYVVDLDLKAYFDTVNHDMLMKFLKQRISDRWILRLIRRFLTSGTMNGQLFERSEKGTPQGGPISPLLANIYLNEFDQELARRGHEFVRYADDCNIFVKSPRAGQRVLASVTRFLEHELKLTLNQEKTQVVATNRMKFLGFTLGHTKGRAFPYPVWSAKQRVKQALRRLTKRNRGVSEDQIMAEIRQKMRGWLQYYSLGRMKRFITELDAWLRSRIRQYIWKQWKKAKTRENNLSGLGFTKDEAKLSANTRKGYWRTAHSKTLCRTLTNKELERRGLINLSQTLQQIQSA
- the lepB gene encoding signal peptidase I, translated to MKKETVKSWLWVVIDIVIVVGVAMLLRTFLITPHNVDGPSMEPNFMDNDRVLVWRHPTLKRGDVVILHAPDGSLYIKRIIGLPGDTVTSKDDVMYVNGKKYDEPYLNSYKTQWADDNNGLFTQNFSLSTLKATNYAKKVPQESYFVMGDNRPISKDSRMIGFVKRNKIEGKVVWRYWPLNKMSIY
- the hisJ gene encoding histidinol-phosphatase HisJ, with protein sequence MKKDGHSHTEFCPHGSGDDVELMIQKAIKFGFSEYSITEHAPLPPDFKHDYAGAMTGLTEASMALNDLPAYFKKCQQLQAKYRGQIKINIGFELDFLPTQVAWTRDFWAEYGPQTQDNVLSIHFMQGAAAKFWCVDDTTADFKKGLLDPQNGDAQALYGQYLQALLVAVQTDLGPHAPTRLGHMTLIKKFQDYFNLPTKFNATNLALVDQLFASLKQRHFSLDLNTAGLYKPYCNETYPYSDLILRAQAAGIPLIYGSDAHSIAEVGHAYHQIEKFV
- a CDS encoding acetoin reductase, translated to MPQKIAVITGAGQGIGRAIAKALAADGFFVAASDIILAAAQRTVKEIHQQHHRAAAYQTNVIYQHDVQHLVEQVVTEHGHIDVMVNDAGIVKVGPVEQVTDKEVDDLMAVNVKGVLFGIQAAARFMKKQEHGGKIINAAGLGAMEGMPLLSAYSASKFAVRGLTQAAAKELAPYHITVNSYSPGIVNSPLWELVNAQTEKLDQTDRQTALKQFSERIALGRIEEPEDAANLVTFLANDRSDYITGQTITVDGGLHMS